One region of Diabrotica undecimpunctata isolate CICGRU chromosome 6, icDiaUnde3, whole genome shotgun sequence genomic DNA includes:
- the LOC140443443 gene encoding vitamin K epoxide reductase complex subunit 1-like protein 1, whose protein sequence is MYLISLPRINSLLTLSCICGAGLSLYGYYIGLDLERNDNYKPMCDINPQVSCSKAMQSKCGKGLGIFGEDSQFYKPNSLFGIMFYSMIATLVQSNSEFIAWVSLVLIALSNFLSIYFAYILYFVLYDLCIVCVAIYAVNVINLLLIKLKLKTIDAIREQEEEKNK, encoded by the coding sequence atgtatcTTATTTCCTTACCAAGAATTAATTCGTTATTAACTTTGTCTTGCATTTGTGGGGCCGGTTTGTCCCTTTATGGTTATTATATAGGACTCGACTTGGAAAGAAATGATAATTATAAACCTATGTGTGATATTAACCCACAGGTTAGCTGTAGTAAGGCCATGCAATCTAAATGTGGAAAAGGACTTGGTATTTTTGGAGAGGATTCACAATTTTACAAACCAAACAGTTTATTTGGAATAATGTTTTATAGTATGATAGCTACATTAGTTCAATCCAACTCAGAATTCATCGCTTGGGTGTCCCTGGTATTAATAGCCTTGTCAAACTTTTTATCTATTTACTTTGCTTACATACTCTATTTTGTACTTTATGATCTGTGTATTGTGTGTGTAGCTATTTATGCGGTgaatgtaattaatttattattgatcaaattaaaacttaaaacaaTTGATGCCATCAGAGAGCAAGAAGAGgaaaagaataaataa